One Canis aureus isolate CA01 chromosome 35, VMU_Caureus_v.1.0, whole genome shotgun sequence genomic region harbors:
- the COL8A1 gene encoding collagen alpha-1(VIII) chain: MAAPPGPLQLLGVLLTISLGSVRLIQAGAYYGIKPLPPQIPPQIPPQIPQYQPLGQQVPHMPLGKDGLSMGKELPHVQYGKEYPHLPQYMKEIQPVPRMGKEAAPKKGKEIPLASLRGEQGPRGEPGPRGPPGPPGLPGHGIPGTKGKPGPQGYPGIGKPGMPGMPGKPGAMGMPGAKGDIGPKGEIGPMGIPGPQGPPGPHGLPGIGKPGGPGLPGQPGAKGERGPKGPPGPPGLQGPKGEKGFGMPGLPGLKGPPGMHGPPGPVGLPGVGKPGVTGFPGPQGPLGKPGPPGEPGPQGPVGVPGVQGPPGMPGVGKPGQDGIPGQPGFPGGKGEQGLPGLPGPPGLPGIGKPGFPGPKGDKGIGGLPGALGPRGEKGPVGAPGMGGPPGEPGLPGIPGPMGPPGAIGFPGPKGEGGIVGPQGPPGPKGEPGLQGFPGKPGFLGEVGPPGMRGLPGPIGPKGEAGHKGLPGLPGAPGLLGPKGEPGIPGDQGLQGPPGIPGIAGPSGPIGPPGMPGPKGEPGIPGPPGFPGVGKPGVAGLHGPPGKPGALGPQGQPGLPGPPGPPGPPGAPAVMPPTPPPHGEYLPDMGLGIDGVKPPHAYGAKKGKNGGPAYEMPAFTAELTAPFPPVGAPVKFDKLLYNGRQNYNPQTGIFTCEVPGVYYFAYHVHCKGGNVWVALFKNNEPMMYTYDEYKKGFLDQASGSAVLLLRPGDRVFLQLPSEQAAGLYAGQYVHSSFSGYLLYPM, encoded by the exons ATGGCTGCGCCGCCCGGCCCTCTGCAGCTGCTGGGAGTGCTGCTTACCATTTCCCTGGGCTCCGTCAGGCTCATTCAGGCTGGTGCTTACTATGGGATCAAGCCACTGCCACCACAAATTCCTCCTCAGATCCCACCGCAAATTCCACAATACCAGCCTCTGGGCCAGCAAGTACCTCACATGCCTTTGGGCAAAGACGGCCTTAGCATGGGCAAGGAGCTGCCCCACGTGCAGTATGGCAAAGAGTATCCACATCTGCCCCAATACATGAAGGAAATTCAGCCGGTGCCAAGAATGGGCAAGGAAGCGGCACCTAAGAAAGGCAAAG AAATACCATTAGCCAGTTTACGAGGGGAGCAAGGCCCCCGTGGAGAACCCGGCCCAAGAGGACCCCCGGGGCCCCCCGGCTTACCAGGTCATGGGATACCTGGAACCAAAGGAAAACCAGGGCCACAGGGATACCCAGGAATTGGAAAACCAGGTATGCCTGGGATGCCAGGAAAGCCAGGAGCCATGGGAATGCCAGGGGCAAAAGGTGACATTGGACCCAAAGGGGAGATCGGGCCTATGGGGATCCCAGGGCCGCAAGGACCTCCAGGGCCTCACGGACTTCCCGGCATTGGAAAACCAGGTGGGCCAGGGCTACCGGGGCAGCCAGGTGCAAAGGGAGAGCGAGGACCCAAAGGTCCCCCGGGACCTCCAGGCCTTCAGGGTCCGAAAGGAGAGAAGGGCTTCGGGATGCCAGGTCTGCCAGGCCTAAAGGGTCCTCCAGGGATGCATGGCCCCCCTGGCCCTGTTGGACTTCCCGGGGTGGGTAAACCAGGAGTGACAGGCTTCCCTGGGCCCCAAGGCCCCCTGGGAAAGCCAGGTCCTCCAGGGGAACCTGGGCCCCAAGGCCCTGTTGGGGTCCCAGGAGTTCAAGGgcctcctgggatgcctggagTTGGAAAGCCAGGCCAGGATGGGATCCCTGGCCAGCCAGGATTTCCAGGTGGCAAAGGGGAGCAAGGACTGCCAGGGCTGCCAGGACCTCCAGGCCTTCCAGGGATTGGGAAACCGGGCTTCCCAGGACCCAAGGGTGACAAGGGCATAGGGGGTCTTCCTGGGGCTCTAGGACCAAGAGGGGAGAAAGGACCAGTCGGTGCCCCTGGAATGGGGGGCCCCCCAGGAGAGCCAGGCCTGCCTGGGATCCCAGGTCCTATGGGTCCTCCAGGTGCTATTGGTTTTCCCGGACCCAAGGGAGAAGGTGGCATTGTAGGGCCACAGGGGCCACCAGGTCCCAAGGGTGAGCCAGGGCTTCAAGGCTTCCCAGGAAAGCCAGGTTTCCTTGGTGAAGTAGGGCCCCCTGGCATGAGGGGCTTGCCAGGTCCCATAGGGCCCAAGGGGGAAGCTGGGCACAAAGGGTTACCAGGgctccctggggctccagggTTGCTTGGACCAAAGGGAGAACCAGGAATCCCAGGGGATCAGGGTCTACAGGGCCCTCCAGGCATCCCAGGGATTGCAGGCCCCAGTGGGCCCATTGGACCACCTGGAATGCCAGGCCCAAAAGGGGAACCAGGCATCCCAGGGCCCCCTGGGTTCCCTGGAGTAGGGAAGCCTGGAGTAGCAGGACTTCATGGGCCCCCAGGGAAGCCTGGTGCCCTTGGTCCTCAAGGCCAGCCGGGCCTTCCAGGGCCCCCAGGCCCTCCAgggcccccaggggccccagctgTGATGCCCCCGACACCACCACCCCATGGAGAGTATCTGCCAGATATGGGGCTGGGAATCGATGGAGTGAAACCCCCCCATGCCTATGGGGCTAAGAAAGGCAAGAACGGAGGGCCAGCCTACGAGATGCCTGCCTTCACAGCTGAGCTGACTGCGCCTTTCCCACCTGTGGGGGCCCCAGTGAAGTTTGACAAACTGCTCTATAACGGCAGACAGAACTACAACCCACAAACGGGCATCTTCACCTGCGAGGTCCCTGGGGTCTACTACTTTGCATACCATGTTCACTGCAAGGGGGGCAATGTGTGGGTTGCTCTGTTCAAGAACAACGAGCCCATGATGTACACGTACGATGAGTACAAAAAGGGCTTTCTGGACCAGGCATCTGGGAGTGCGGTGCTGCTGCTCAGGCCCGGAGACCGAGTGTTCCTCCAACTGCCCTCAGAACAGGCTGCAGGACTGTATGCGGGGCAGTACGTCCATTCCTCCTTTTCAGGATATTTATTATAtcccatgtaa